One Rhizobiales bacterium GAS188 DNA window includes the following coding sequences:
- a CDS encoding transcriptional regulator, LacI family: MADVHHSRHVRHFASASQVARLAGVSRSAVSRAFTDGASIAPETRDKVMQAAQALGYHVNDLARGLLARRSRLVGIVVTKPEEGIRAQLLAALTARLIRRGSVPIILNTGLTMEERASAQRILMGHMAEAVIVLSGSPPSSFVEAARRNGQPVLVLGRSEPDTDHLMPDNAAAGRTAAALFHGRGFTRLGLVSSWAGTLSLTERERAFQDEAQRCGLAVTVGRGEGSDYEGGVVAAKALLDGPSPPQAVFCVNDLMALGVIDHARRERRLSVPENLSVIGFDDIPQASWGAYRLTTFRQDPIVTADQAIRLIEWRQAHPDLPSSTHVIEAPLVLRETAVPVPGFRADEHAGGRRVIG, from the coding sequence ATGGCGGACGTCCATCACTCCAGGCATGTGCGGCATTTTGCGAGCGCATCGCAAGTGGCCAGGCTCGCCGGCGTATCCCGCTCGGCCGTATCGCGCGCCTTCACGGATGGGGCGAGCATTGCGCCGGAAACCCGCGATAAGGTGATGCAGGCCGCCCAGGCTCTCGGGTATCACGTGAACGACTTGGCCAGGGGGCTTCTGGCGCGGCGCAGCCGCCTGGTCGGCATCGTCGTCACGAAGCCCGAGGAGGGCATCCGTGCGCAGCTTCTCGCCGCCCTGACCGCCAGGCTGATCCGGCGCGGAAGCGTGCCGATCATCCTCAACACCGGCCTGACGATGGAGGAAAGGGCGTCGGCGCAGCGGATCCTGATGGGGCACATGGCCGAAGCGGTGATCGTGCTGTCGGGTTCGCCCCCGTCCAGTTTCGTCGAGGCTGCCCGGCGCAACGGCCAGCCCGTCCTCGTCCTCGGCCGCTCGGAGCCCGACACGGATCATCTGATGCCCGACAACGCTGCCGCCGGGCGGACCGCCGCGGCGCTGTTCCACGGCCGCGGCTTCACGCGCCTGGGGCTCGTCAGCTCATGGGCCGGCACGCTCAGTCTCACCGAGCGCGAGCGCGCCTTCCAGGACGAGGCGCAGCGCTGTGGGCTCGCGGTCACCGTCGGCCGTGGCGAGGGGTCCGACTACGAAGGCGGTGTCGTGGCGGCCAAGGCCCTGCTTGACGGGCCCAGCCCCCCTCAGGCCGTCTTCTGCGTCAACGACCTCATGGCTCTCGGCGTCATCGACCATGCGCGGCGGGAGCGGCGTCTCTCGGTGCCCGAGAATCTGTCCGTCATCGGCTTCGACGATATTCCGCAGGCGTCGTGGGGTGCCTATCGGCTGACGACGTTCCGCCAGGACCCGATCGTCACTGCGGACCAGGCGATCCGCCTCATCGAGTGGCGCCAGGCCCATCCGGACCTGCCGTCATCCACCCATGTCATCGAGGCGCCACTCGTGCTGAGGGAAACAGCCGTCCCGGTGCCGGGCTTTCGCGCCGACGAGCACGCAGGCGGCCGCCGGGTCATCGGTTGA
- a CDS encoding carbohydrate ABC transporter substrate-binding protein, CUT1 family produces the protein MFKGFNGVLRRLAAAVFALAMVSAPPFAKDFAFAKDFAITVWSGGTSDPEHYRVDNIKLAAEQLQREAQAEGKDLKIKVDSRVFNDWDSFKQAFTLAAQSKTGPNIVVTGHEDIAAWSQAGLLRPVEELVDFDSWPLSEIFPNLLNSAKINGVTYGLPQDAEARPLFAWIPHLKAIGWSDADIASLPDRIAKGQYTLYDMLADAKKMQDKGIVAPGYGFYPRNVNGPDFWQFYVAFGGQMFDPKSGKLVFDQAAMTKFYKFFADAVAMGVTKKNHIGLPIDQWYGEVASGKAGFWHGGTWHYARYTGKEGLKDFFGTVQFGLIPAGEKGGKATTLTHPLVYLITKQGNDDDANIAAQLVTVASEPRLNVLHAVASAHLAISKEETQIPLYADNRWALEATKRLMPSAVSMPNDAKFGAYWDIMWKGLLAAWTGDKSPDVAAHDAATEAKSRLGDAIVVR, from the coding sequence ATGTTTAAAGGCTTCAACGGAGTGCTGCGCCGGCTGGCCGCGGCTGTCTTCGCTCTCGCCATGGTCAGCGCACCGCCTTTCGCCAAGGATTTCGCTTTCGCCAAGGATTTCGCGATCACCGTGTGGTCCGGCGGGACGAGCGACCCCGAGCACTACCGCGTCGACAACATCAAGCTTGCGGCCGAGCAATTGCAGCGGGAGGCGCAGGCCGAGGGCAAGGACCTCAAGATCAAGGTCGACTCGCGCGTCTTCAACGACTGGGACAGCTTCAAGCAGGCCTTCACCCTCGCGGCGCAGTCGAAGACAGGCCCCAACATCGTCGTCACCGGCCATGAGGACATCGCCGCCTGGTCGCAGGCCGGCTTGCTGCGCCCGGTCGAGGAACTCGTCGATTTCGACTCCTGGCCGCTCAGCGAAATCTTTCCGAACCTGTTGAACTCGGCGAAGATCAACGGCGTGACCTATGGCCTGCCGCAGGACGCCGAGGCGCGACCCCTATTCGCCTGGATCCCCCACCTGAAGGCGATCGGCTGGAGCGATGCCGACATTGCCTCTCTGCCCGACCGCATCGCCAAGGGGCAGTACACCCTTTACGACATGCTGGCCGACGCCAAGAAGATGCAGGACAAGGGCATCGTCGCGCCGGGCTACGGCTTCTATCCGCGCAACGTGAACGGTCCGGACTTCTGGCAGTTCTACGTCGCTTTCGGCGGCCAGATGTTCGACCCGAAGAGCGGCAAGCTCGTCTTCGACCAGGCCGCGATGACGAAGTTCTACAAATTCTTCGCGGACGCTGTGGCGATGGGCGTGACGAAGAAGAACCATATCGGCCTGCCCATCGATCAATGGTATGGCGAGGTCGCGAGCGGCAAGGCCGGTTTCTGGCATGGCGGCACCTGGCATTATGCGCGCTATACCGGCAAGGAGGGCCTCAAGGACTTCTTCGGAACGGTGCAGTTCGGTCTCATCCCGGCCGGGGAGAAGGGGGGCAAAGCGACGACCCTGACGCATCCGCTCGTCTACTTGATCACGAAGCAGGGCAATGACGACGACGCCAACATCGCGGCACAACTCGTCACGGTCGCCTCGGAGCCGCGCCTCAACGTCCTGCACGCGGTGGCCTCCGCGCATCTCGCGATTTCGAAGGAGGAGACGCAGATCCCGCTCTACGCCGACAACCGTTGGGCCTTGGAGGCGACGAAGCGGCTCATGCCATCCGCGGTATCGATGCCCAACGACGCCAAGTTCGGGGCCTATTGGGACATCATGTGGAAAGGACTTCTTGCCGCATGGACGGGCGACAAGTCTCCGGACGTCGCGGCGCATGACGCCGCCACCGAGGCGAAGAGCCGCCTCGGCGACGCCATCGTGGTCCGCTGA
- a CDS encoding carbohydrate ABC transporter membrane protein 1, CUT1 family, whose protein sequence is MSTSARLGLVMLAPALVIVALLFLAPVILTGVFSFTTMTTGTGIGAGAYQIDEATDGTLRSQGVPADILERLGAELFEIDDATLVAARQVGVSEALVSELATSHRGESFPTRLAFERFLKSLSARPATTRDLKAAGAPFRRSIVNTRYESREAFLAALASLDLNLDAATTAKIEDAAYTGWRWTTANYTRMLASAESFYRLVRTVLYVGATMALFNVGFALALAITTFYLPSRTAAAMRALWLLPRILPPVLYVLLWKWLAWDNGFISTVLAPFGVPSRNWLLDNSVNAWVFVVLINGFVGASMGMIIFSSAIRAIPETLFYASATDGASTLQQVRHVILPQLRWPILFVTCYQTLSLLASFEYILLSTNGQPGTTTEVWALAAYHTALSNYTGNLEYGLGAALAIVLVLIGIIASTAYLRLFNFAALVPPPRIEQ, encoded by the coding sequence ATGTCGACATCCGCGCGGCTCGGCCTCGTCATGCTGGCGCCCGCGCTTGTCATCGTCGCGCTTCTGTTCCTGGCGCCCGTCATCCTGACCGGTGTGTTCTCGTTCACGACGATGACGACCGGCACCGGCATCGGCGCCGGCGCCTACCAGATCGACGAGGCCACTGACGGCACATTGCGGTCGCAAGGTGTCCCGGCAGATATTCTCGAACGGCTGGGCGCGGAGCTGTTCGAGATCGACGACGCGACGCTCGTCGCGGCGCGGCAGGTCGGGGTTTCGGAAGCGCTCGTCTCGGAACTCGCGACGAGCCACCGCGGCGAGAGCTTTCCGACGCGGCTCGCCTTCGAGCGCTTTCTCAAGTCCCTTTCGGCGCGCCCCGCCACGACCCGTGACCTCAAAGCGGCGGGCGCGCCGTTCCGTCGCTCCATCGTCAATACGCGCTATGAGTCGCGTGAGGCCTTCTTGGCCGCCCTGGCGAGCCTCGACCTCAATCTCGATGCGGCAACGACGGCGAAGATCGAAGATGCCGCCTATACCGGCTGGCGCTGGACGACCGCGAATTACACCCGCATGCTGGCTTCGGCGGAGTCGTTCTACCGCCTCGTCCGAACGGTGCTCTACGTCGGCGCCACGATGGCGCTGTTCAACGTCGGCTTCGCGCTGGCGCTTGCCATCACGACCTTCTACTTGCCATCCCGGACAGCGGCGGCGATGCGCGCCCTGTGGCTCCTGCCGCGTATCCTGCCGCCGGTGCTTTACGTTCTCCTGTGGAAATGGCTCGCCTGGGACAACGGCTTCATCAGCACCGTCCTTGCGCCCTTCGGCGTGCCGTCGCGCAACTGGCTGCTCGACAACAGCGTCAATGCCTGGGTCTTCGTGGTCCTGATCAACGGCTTCGTCGGCGCATCGATGGGCATGATCATCTTCTCGAGCGCCATCCGGGCGATCCCCGAGACGCTGTTCTACGCCAGCGCCACGGACGGCGCCTCGACCCTTCAGCAGGTCCGCCACGTCATCTTGCCGCAGCTGAGATGGCCGATCCTGTTCGTCACCTGCTACCAGACGCTCTCACTGCTGGCTTCATTCGAATATATCCTGCTCTCGACGAACGGACAGCCCGGCACGACGACAGAGGTCTGGGCGCTCGCCGCCTATCACACGGCGCTCAGCAATTACACCGGCAACCTGGAATACGGGCTGGGGGCGGCGCTCGCCATCGTGCTGGTCCTGATCGGGATCATCGCTTCGACGGCCTATCTCCGGTTGTTCAACTTCGCCGCCCTCGTGCCGCCGCCGCGGATCGAGCAGTGA
- a CDS encoding carbohydrate ABC transporter membrane protein 2, CUT1 family, with product MESKPRTVVVAVLLGLTSLPLVVMLISLLLDTFTTTQPGSLVPNSFTLEHWRFLWSILPGRPSIWIALLNTIVFAGCSTLLLLAVSSTAGYALARLNVPFRKFFLAGVLVMHAFPTVTLIIAIFLILQVVGLYNHIGGVILAKTALDLPLGIWIMKGFYDTVPWEIEMAGVQDGASRFTVWRKLVLPQIKPGLMALGIFSVISGWSEYILPQVLAPRNDVQVLSVYLAALVNDDTHFDFHLFKAVGLFYALPVFLIYLFFQDKLMTIYGGGTKG from the coding sequence ATGGAATCGAAGCCGCGCACCGTCGTCGTCGCCGTATTGCTCGGCCTCACCTCGCTTCCGCTGGTCGTGATGCTGATCTCGCTCCTCCTGGACACCTTCACGACGACGCAACCCGGCTCGCTCGTGCCGAACAGCTTCACGCTCGAACACTGGCGGTTCCTCTGGTCGATCCTGCCCGGCCGGCCGAGCATCTGGATCGCCTTGCTCAATACCATCGTGTTCGCCGGCTGCTCCACCCTCCTGCTGCTCGCGGTGTCCTCGACGGCGGGCTACGCGCTCGCCCGGCTGAACGTGCCCTTCCGCAAGTTCTTCCTCGCGGGCGTGCTGGTCATGCACGCATTCCCCACCGTCACGCTGATCATCGCGATCTTCCTGATCCTGCAGGTGGTCGGGCTCTACAACCATATCGGCGGTGTGATCCTGGCGAAGACCGCGCTCGATCTGCCGCTCGGCATCTGGATCATGAAGGGCTTCTACGACACGGTCCCCTGGGAGATCGAGATGGCCGGGGTCCAGGACGGCGCCAGCCGTTTCACCGTGTGGCGCAAGCTCGTGCTGCCTCAGATCAAGCCGGGGCTGATGGCGTTGGGCATCTTCTCGGTGATTTCCGGCTGGAGCGAATACATCCTCCCGCAAGTGCTGGCGCCACGTAACGACGTGCAGGTGTTGTCGGTTTATCTCGCCGCGCTCGTCAACGACGATACGCATTTCGACTTTCACCTGTTCAAGGCCGTCGGTCTTTTCTATGCACTTCCAGTTTTTCTTATCTATCTGTTCTTCCAAGACAAGCTCATGACCATCTATGGCGGAGGCACGAAGGGCTGA
- a CDS encoding carbohydrate ABC transporter ATP-binding protein, CUT1 family, giving the protein MSITLEHFTKRFGAFVAVPDMSLAVEEGEMLALLGPSGCGKTTTLFAISGILKVDGGRIRIGERDVTDLPAQKRNVGVVFQSYALYPHMTANENIAFPLKLRGLDKASIDKSVRDLARLLEIETLLDRRPAHMSGGQQQRVALARALVRRPDVLLLDEPLANLDARLRLDMRSEIRRIQRETRTTAILVTHDQVEAMSMCDRIAILDKGEVVQVASPSQMYARPANRFVASFLGSPPIAYLDAKAETEGMRLACVDVLVPWPAGVGQVQPGSPISIGVRPEVFGPAGQVRLPGRIAAVESHGREMLYAVDLADGSRLRAIGSDLGQLDQGEPVEWGIDPTKVLVFDRDGVRL; this is encoded by the coding sequence ATGAGCATCACGCTCGAGCATTTCACCAAGCGTTTCGGCGCATTCGTCGCGGTCCCCGACATGAGCCTCGCCGTCGAGGAGGGCGAGATGCTGGCCCTTCTCGGCCCGTCGGGCTGCGGCAAGACGACGACGCTGTTTGCCATCTCCGGCATCCTCAAGGTGGATGGTGGGCGCATCCGGATCGGTGAGCGAGACGTGACGGACCTGCCGGCCCAAAAGCGCAATGTCGGCGTCGTCTTCCAATCCTATGCGCTGTATCCGCATATGACGGCGAACGAGAACATCGCGTTTCCGCTGAAGCTGCGCGGCTTGGACAAAGCCTCGATCGATAAGTCGGTCCGAGACCTCGCCCGGCTTCTGGAAATCGAAACGCTGCTCGACCGGCGCCCCGCCCACATGTCCGGCGGCCAACAGCAGCGTGTCGCGCTGGCCCGGGCTCTGGTCCGCCGTCCCGACGTGCTCCTGCTCGACGAGCCGCTCGCCAATCTCGACGCGCGGCTACGCCTCGACATGCGCAGCGAGATTCGCCGTATCCAGCGCGAGACGCGCACGACCGCCATCCTCGTCACCCACGACCAGGTCGAGGCGATGAGCATGTGCGACCGCATCGCGATCCTGGACAAGGGCGAGGTCGTCCAGGTCGCTTCGCCTTCGCAGATGTATGCGCGGCCGGCGAACCGCTTCGTCGCAAGCTTCCTCGGCAGCCCGCCCATCGCCTATCTCGACGCCAAAGCCGAGACGGAGGGCATGCGCCTTGCCTGTGTGGATGTGCTCGTGCCGTGGCCGGCCGGGGTCGGTCAGGTCCAGCCGGGCTCGCCCATTTCGATAGGTGTCCGGCCGGAGGTGTTCGGCCCCGCCGGCCAGGTCCGCTTGCCTGGGCGGATCGCCGCCGTCGAAAGCCACGGTCGCGAGATGCTCTACGCCGTCGATCTCGCCGACGGCAGCCGCCTGCGCGCCATCGGTTCGGACCTCGGCCAGCTCGACCAGGGGGAGCCCGTCGAATGGGGCATCGATCCGACCAAGGTCCTCGTGTTCGATCGGGACGGCGTGCGCCTGTGA